The Hippoglossus hippoglossus isolate fHipHip1 chromosome 21, fHipHip1.pri, whole genome shotgun sequence genome contains a region encoding:
- the naxd gene encoding ATP-dependent (S)-NAD(P)H-hydrate dehydratase isoform X1, producing MQANTTRGFLWSDVETRTLLNIWGEQDIQAALDGNFRNSFVYRDVSRRLGAMGFERTPEQCRVRIKSLKRQYLLAKEGNLRNNGQYHKICKFYDAMDGILSNRPALDPREFMDGGMGGEEAVDGLEEDGEDGQDVYSECTGECPYPAETEVKLEYPTIPIPIPVKVTVGNNSTSVRPHNSAQSTTNVPLRAPKRQRKRRANFPMEKLMEQFLEQSAQAEDNFYRMEEQRLQAEDRRREAEHARELHMLQMLGQMFSSISSSSTSSSSSARPGSASTPSKKASVPARTPVFSSASPACARGPSGHLRRPLPQTDCYSQQSQLLEPDPQALVFERYYGLGSTSHSGMDDELLSLVKSIVPPLTSKKHKGQAGRIGIIGGCQDYTGAPYFAAISALKVGADLSHVFCTKDAATVIKSYSPELIVHPVLDSPNAVEEIEKWLPTLHGLVVGPGLGREDLLLKTAKEVIEKSKARDIPIVIDADGLWLVAQQPSVIQGYAKGILTPNLMEFTRLYEALHHEPMDSSDHQRNALQLSVAMGNLTLVLKGEQDLITDGSKVIWCSAEGSGRRCGGQGDLLSGSMGVLAHWAHAAAATGGVKSMNPSVVAAFGACSLTRQCNSQAFQRHGRSTTTSDMIPEIGSAFKKLFES from the exons ATGCAAGCGAACACGACGCGGGGCTTCTTGTGGTCGGACGTGGAGACGAGGACCCTGCTCAACATCTGGGGGGAGCAGGACATCCAGGCGGCGCTGGACGGAAACTTCCGAAACAGCTTCGTGTACCGCGACGTCTCCCGGCGGCTCGGGGCGATGGGGTTCGAGAGGACGCCGGAGCAATGCCGGGTGCGCATCAAGAGCCTCAAGAGGCAGTACCTGCTGGCGAAGGAGGGCAATCTGCGCAACAACGGGCAGTATCACAAGATCTGCAAGTTCTATGACGCCATGGACGGCATCCTGAGCAACCGGCCCGCTCTTGACCCCCGGGAGTTCATGGACGGCgggatgggaggagaggaggccgTGGATGGcctggaggaggatggagaggatggCCAGGATGTTTACTCTGAGTGCACAGGGGAGTGTCCTTACCCTGCGGAGACTGAAGTGAAGCTGGAATACCCAACTATTCCCATCCCGATTCCAGTTAAAGTGACAGTGGGAAATAACA GCACCTCAGTGAGACCCCACAACAGCGCCCAGTCGACTACTAACGTGCCACTCAGAGCACccaagaggcagaggaagaggcgTGCGAACTTCCCCATGGAGAAACTGATGGAGCAGTTCCTGGAGCAGAGCGCCCAGGCCGAGGACAACTTCTACCGCATGGAGGAGCAGCGATTGCAGGCAGAGGACCGCCGCAGAGAGGCCGAGCACGCCAGGGAGCTGCACATGCTACAGATGCTTGGCCAGATGTTCtccagcatctcctcctcctctacctcctcctcctcctccgccaggCCCGGCTCCGCAAGCACTCCCTCCAAGAAGGCTTCCGTCCCTGCCCGCACGCCTGTGTTCTCCAGTGCCTCCCCGGCGTGTGCACGTGGCCCGTCGGGTCATCTCAGACGTCCTTTACCCCAGACAGACTGTTACAGCCAACAGAGTCAACTGTTGGAACCAGATCCCCAGGCATTAG TGTTTGAACGCTACTACGGCTTGGGGTCTACCTCACACAGCGGCATGGACGATGAACTCCTCTCCCTAGTAAAGAGTATAGTCCCTCCACTGACCTCCAAAAAGCACAAGGGACAAGCTGGACGAATCGGGATCATTGGAGGATGCCAAGA CTATACTGGAGCCCCATACTTTGCTGCGATCTCTGCATTGAAAGTG GGGGCCGACTTGTCTCATGTGTTCTGCACCAAAGATGCTGCGACTGTAATCAAGTCATACAGCCCTGAGCTCATAGTTCATCCTGTTCT GGACAGTCCTAATGCAGTGGAGGAGATTGAAAAATGGCTCCCGACACTGCATGGCCTTGTGGTGGGACCAGGTCTAGGGAGAGAAGACTTATTACTGAAAACAGCTAAG GAGGTGATAGAGAAGTCTAAAGCGAGAGATATTCCTATAGTCATCGATGCG gatGGATTATGGCTTGTTGCACAGCAACCATCTGTTATTCAAGGGTATGCCAAGGGTATCCTCACACCTAACCTAATGGAGTTCACCCGACTATATGAGGCACTG CACCATGAACCCATGGACAGTAGTGACCATCAACGCAATGCCTTGCAGCTCAGTGTAGCCATGGGCAACCTCACTCTGGTGCTAAAAGGAGAACAGGATCTCATCACAGATGGCAGTAAAG tgaTCTGGTGCAGTGCTGAGGGCAGTGGGAGAAGATGTGGTGGACAGGGCGACCTCCTGTCTGGATCTATGGGAGTGCTGGCTCACTGggctcatgctgctgctgcaaccggAGGGGTCAAAAG